The following proteins are encoded in a genomic region of Mycobacterium sp. 155:
- a CDS encoding acyltransferase → MTLSKGVKGLPDQGGLESVSTTDRVASLTGIRAVAAMLVVLTHAAYTTGKYGQGYLGLVYSRAEIGVPIFFVLSGFLLFRPWVKAAATGSEAPSLRRYAWHRVRRIMPAYVVTVLIAYLLYHFRTAGPNPGHTWVGLFRNLTLTQIYTDNYLFSFLHQGLTQMWSLAVEAAFYVALPLLAYLLLVVLCRRQWRPGLLLVGLAALAAVSPVWLTVVHRTAGLPDGARLWLPTYLAWFVAGMALTVLLQLKVRAYAMACLPLAAVSYFIVSTPIGGAPTTSPAGLGEALAKTLFYAVIAALLVAPPALGDSGWYVRFLASRPMVFLGEISYEIFLIHLIVMELVMVEVLEHPVYTGSMIELFVVTMMLTIPSAWLLHRFTRVRVS, encoded by the coding sequence GTGACGCTGTCGAAAGGCGTCAAGGGGCTACCCGACCAGGGTGGGCTGGAATCGGTTTCCACCACCGATCGCGTGGCCTCGCTGACCGGTATCCGGGCCGTCGCCGCGATGCTGGTGGTGCTCACCCACGCGGCGTACACCACGGGCAAGTACGGGCAGGGCTATCTCGGGCTGGTGTACTCACGGGCCGAGATCGGCGTGCCGATCTTCTTTGTGCTGAGTGGTTTCCTGCTGTTCCGGCCGTGGGTGAAGGCGGCCGCAACGGGGTCGGAGGCACCGTCCCTGCGGCGCTACGCCTGGCACCGGGTGCGACGCATCATGCCGGCATATGTGGTCACAGTGCTCATCGCCTATTTGCTGTATCACTTCCGCACGGCCGGACCGAATCCCGGCCACACCTGGGTGGGGTTGTTCCGGAACCTGACGCTGACCCAGATCTACACCGACAACTATCTGTTCTCATTTCTGCACCAGGGCCTGACCCAGATGTGGAGCCTCGCGGTCGAGGCCGCGTTCTACGTGGCGCTGCCGCTGCTGGCCTATCTGCTGCTGGTGGTGTTGTGCCGGCGGCAGTGGCGGCCGGGCCTGCTGCTGGTCGGCTTGGCTGCGTTGGCCGCGGTGTCGCCGGTGTGGTTGACCGTCGTGCACCGCACCGCGGGGTTGCCCGACGGCGCGCGGTTGTGGCTGCCGACATATCTGGCGTGGTTCGTGGCGGGCATGGCGCTGACGGTGCTGTTGCAGCTGAAGGTGCGGGCCTATGCCATGGCGTGCCTGCCGCTGGCGGCGGTGAGCTACTTCATCGTGTCCACGCCGATCGGTGGTGCGCCGACGACGTCACCGGCGGGGCTGGGCGAGGCACTGGCCAAGACTCTGTTCTACGCGGTGATCGCGGCGCTGCTGGTGGCGCCGCCGGCGCTGGGGGATAGCGGTTGGTACGTGCGGTTTCTGGCCAGCCGCCCGATGGTCTTTCTCGGCGAGATCTCCTACGAGATCTTCCTGATCCACCTGATCGTCATGGAACTGGTCATGGTGGAGGTGCTGGAGCATCCGGTCTACACCGGATCGATGATCGAGCTGTTCGTAGTCACCATGATGCTCACCATCCCCTCCGCCTGGCTGTTGCACCGGTTCACTCGAGTTAGGGTAAGCTAA
- a CDS encoding siderophore-interacting protein — translation MGGKQASRGLEGTLVRLCGGGDYELTVTGRTELTSNYLRLHFTAARLLAEQRLHPTMWVRGWFPDGTKAHQRGYTLVNPDPEAGTLDIDFAMHDGIATRWARHAVAGDVLEVTVLGSNFALPEPQPAGYVIVGDTASLPAINSLLDAIGDAPARVFLEAGYDDDPELPITGAADVTWVVREGEDLLEAVSSSAFDAADHFGWVACNNRTTRAVARVFRDEYRIPRKNIKAQAYWAA, via the coding sequence ATGGGCGGCAAGCAAGCCTCACGTGGCTTGGAAGGCACGTTGGTACGGCTCTGCGGGGGCGGTGACTACGAGCTGACGGTCACCGGCCGCACCGAGCTGACGTCGAACTACCTGCGGCTGCATTTCACCGCCGCACGCTTGCTGGCTGAGCAGCGGCTACACCCGACCATGTGGGTGCGGGGCTGGTTTCCCGACGGCACCAAGGCCCACCAGCGTGGTTACACGTTGGTCAACCCGGATCCCGAGGCGGGCACCCTCGACATCGACTTCGCCATGCATGACGGGATCGCCACCCGGTGGGCAAGACACGCGGTCGCCGGCGATGTTCTCGAGGTGACGGTACTCGGCAGCAACTTCGCGCTGCCGGAACCACAGCCGGCCGGCTACGTCATCGTCGGTGACACCGCGTCGCTGCCCGCCATCAACTCGCTGCTCGACGCCATCGGCGATGCCCCGGCCCGGGTGTTCCTCGAAGCAGGGTACGACGACGACCCCGAACTGCCGATCACCGGAGCGGCCGATGTCACCTGGGTGGTCCGCGAGGGCGAGGATCTGCTGGAAGCGGTCAGTTCCTCGGCGTTCGACGCCGCCGATCACTTCGGTTGGGTCGCGTGCAACAACCGCACGACGCGCGCGGTGGCGCGGGTGTTCCGCGACGAATACCGCATCCCGCGCAAGAACATCAAGGCCCAGGCGTACTGGGCGGCCTGA